GTTGGCAGGTTGCTCTAGTGTGTTATCCTGTGTGATGGGTTGTTTATTTCCTGCTCTATAGAGAGATGGGCAGTCAGGTTCCAGTGGGGGgtatttaaatgctgttttagAAGGAGAGAAGCAGAATCTGCTAGGAATAGATATATTCTGTGTCCGAAGTGGCACTGAGGTTTCATGGATATGCTTTCTGCTGCAGTGTCAATAACCCACACTCTGCGATGATCTCTTCGTGAGTGGTATAACACAGATACTACAGCTGTTGTACCAGACACTGAACACAGGGTAAAAAGAAACGCCGGTCCCAACGAGCTTAAAAGGAGACAGGATAGGGGACTTGTCCAGTCAGTTTGGGAGCACAGTGTCAGCTTAGATCTTGGTTCCTGTCTCAGTGGTGTGTTTGCTGAGAGGTGGTGCCTGCCCTGAGCTTTCTGTCCATGCAAAAGTCAGGTGAGGACAGCTTGGAGACAGCAGATTCATCTAGCCAAGCAGCATCAGGGAAAACCAGGCAAGAGTAAGTAAAGTTACTGAGCATCATTTGGTGGTATCACTCCCTTCCCTCAAGTTTCTCAGCTGTAAAAGTAGGATGTGGTAATGCACCTTTGTGTGGAGCTGTAGTATCTGCTGGGAGTCAGCTACAAGGACGTGAGCTAAAGGAGCGGGATCAGACATCAAGGGTGGCACAAACTTGCCGTCTGGTAGTTGTGCATGTGCTCGTGTATCTTAGAAATCACCTGTTGCACACCTCGGAGCATTTGCACTCCTCCTGTCCAGCCTGTTACACCCTCTGCACGGGTGGATAGGGCAGAGAATCAGCAAAGATGGGACAAACATGGGGTGAACCCGCTCCATGCAGCAGTTGGAGGTCACCGATGCAGGATGGTGGTGTTCAGCCCTGCCTTTGTAGCCTGCTGGAAACGAGACTGTCATCTTCAGCCGCTTGTGTGGGAGCACAGGCTGATGGGCTGTGCAAATAGATCAGCTCGGGATGCTTTGTTTGGGGGAGCCTGGGTTCAAATTCTTTAAGAGCTGCTTGGGAGGTGGGACCCTCTGCTGCTGTAGCGGCCGTTAGCCAGTGAAGGCATCAGCCGATTGCTTCAGAGCCCCAGGGAAGGGTTTCCTCACCCGGAGCTGGCTGCCAcatcccctcctctctctctaACACACATCAGTCGTTTGGCTTGTGAAGTTCAGGCCTTCCCTCGTGAATCAAAGCGGTCACCCGTCAGCAGCACGTGGATCCCTGCACAGAGAGGAGCAGCGTTGCGACTGCTGTCACGAGATGGTGTGAGCTTGGTGCTGGGTATTGGAGAGGCTCTGCTGgctccttttctgcaagaagctgtcATGAGTCATTGGGAAGCAACGCTGATCTGGAGGGGCTGTTTTTCTTACTCCTGTTAATCTGCTTGCTATGCCCACCCACGGGGGTGCCTCTGCTTAATAGCTGTCCTGATTCCTAGATGCTAATTAGTCAGCAAACTCTTTCCTAGGCTTGATTGCTGGTGGGTAAACACAGTGAGCCTTTTCAGCGCTTCCAGCCACGAGGGACGGCCGCTGCAGCGGCGAGCCCACCCCTCGCCGGGCTTCACCACCAGGATCTCTCTGTGCTGTGGTTGTTTCCAGCCTCTGCCCTGGATCTCTGCATCTCTCCCCTGCCAGCTGGGCCTGTTGCTGCCACTTCCCCAGCATCAGCTGGTTCCCAGTGCACTTTCTAGCTGTGCCAGGCTGCCATCCCCCTCCTATACAGCTGGGCTCTGCTCGTTTTACTGCCGGGCACCATCTGCAGCTCCTGGAAACCAGGCCAGCTCTGTTGACCCAAGAGGAGCCTGTCCCTTGTGTGCCAGCTCTGAATGGGCCCTTGTCTCCACCATGGGATGCAGGACCATGCTGTGTACCAGGGGATGGGGAGGACTTGTTTTCCAGAGATGGTTGTTCAGGGTGGGGTGGCTGTGAATAGTCACCCAAATGGAGGTAATAACTCGGCATCCCTGTCTCATGTCCAGAGCCTGTAAAACTAGTGAGGAGCACTCGTCTAGCAGTTCCTCCCCAAGGCGATGCTCCCCATGTAGTGCCTGCAGCCCTCGGGCTCCCTGTCCCACTAGTCCCACTCCACAGGGAGGGGAGCTGAGGGACTGAGATGTGGTGACTCATTTCAGGCCACATAGGAAGTAGTTGATTAAGCTGGGATTTGGACCTGAGTCAAACCGTGTACCGTACCAGAGGCTGCTTTGCTGTAGCATTGGCTACGAGCCTGAGAGCCAGCATGGGGTTCAAACCCTCAGGTGCGTTGTGGAGGAGCCCCACGTTGCTGGCTTCCCTGTCCCGCAGGGCTTGGAAGTGTGAATTTCCAAACCTGGAAATCCCCTTGATGGAAAAGAGACTGAACGTCAGTGTGTAAGGCAGGGAGACTGAGAGACATGGTCACTCAGAGTGAATCGGTGGTGCAGGAAAGAGCAGATCTCAAATCCCAGCTCAGACCGTAGAGACCCTAAGAGTTTAAACAAGGCTTCTGTTTGCTGGTGCAAAGAGCAAATCTTCAGCTGAATGTGGTGCTTTGGATCTAAGGCTTTGAAGACAGAAGGTTATTGAAGTTGGTTTTGGTCTCTATTCAGCTTCCGACAGCAGGCAAGAAGTGTTACCCCAGTCTAGGCTGAGGAGATTATTCCTGGGTGCTCTGTGGGTTtttgcattgtctttttttttttttctatcttcttCCTGCAGCATTCAACCTGTCTATGGTGCACAGCATCCTCCACTGGATCCCCGGCTCACCAAAAAGTAAGTGTTTATCTTCTGGAGATGCAGGCTGCGAGGCTTTGCAGGTTTTTTGGCTCAGTCCTGCAGTAGGTGGAGGTCTCCAGCATCCTCTGGCACTGTGATGTTCCAGCGGAGAAGGGCAGCAGTGGCATGCGGTGCTGTCTTGAGCTCTGCAAAAGCTTGCAGGGAAAGCTTATTTGCTGGCACCCTTTACAGCCAGAAATCCATACTGTACCAGACACATCAGAGGAGACAGGCATATTTTTTAGCAATGGTGTTTGAGCCCTCTGCTCCCCTTCGGAGACAGAAGAATTAAGGGAAGGGGAGGTaaagctgcccagcagctgcGAGGCTGCAAAATTGCAGCACCCTTCCCAGCAGGAAAAGGCAGAGCTGAGCTGAACTGCCTCCTTGTCTCTATCTCGTGCTGCGTAGCGGTGAAGGTTCCCCCTTGTCTGTGACACTTCAGGTGGTGGACTTTGACTCCTGTAGCTTAAGGGTAAATGCAAAAGCTCCTCCTGTGCCTGAGAAAAGAATCAGGTTGGTCTGTCTGCTGGGAGCCATCGCAGCTGTATCAGGGGTGTCCACAAGTGCAGACTGGCTCCATCCAACCTCTGACATGCCTCTCCCAGGTCGcaagactttttttgtgtgttatttaCCAGTTTCCTCTAGGGTGGGGGGAGGTAGACCTGGAGGAATTGTACGTCTCTCCCCTTTGCCCTTCTGAGCTGGGAAGCCTGGCGCCTCTCCAGCTGTCTGCTGGCACTGTGGCCTCTGTGCCCTGCCATCACACCAGCTCAGGCTCTGCCTCCCGGCAGCGGGCAGCCCGGAGAGACTTTACACATTCCTTGGGTTTGGGAGGAGGAACAGGGAAACTGGAAAAAGGGACTGGCTGATTGGAGTGAGGACgtaaggaaggaaagaaaatggactCGTCTGACAGCATGGCTTTGATACTGTTTCTCTCTGGCTCCCAGCTTCATCAAGGACCGCTCCAAGACCAACACACTGCCTATGAAAAGCAAGAAGGCCTCCAGCTTTCATGAGTTTGCCCGCAACACCAGTGATGCCTGGGACATCGGTGATGACGAAGATGAGgacttctcttcttcctcttcttctttgcAAACTCTGAACTCTAAAGTGGCCAAGGCCACGGCCGCCCAGGTTCTGGAGAACCACAGCAAGCTGCGGGCGAAACCCGAGCGGGCCCAATCCACTCTCAGCGACATGCCCACCAACTGCAAGGTCATCAAGTCCAGCAGTGAGGCCCAGCTGTCCAGGACATCTGGTAAGAGCTGTTTTCAGGAGCAGCCTCCTGCTCTGGTGCTCTCCTGGTTGACTGCTGAACTCAGCCACTTGCCGCTACTCGCATGTTATGGGTGAGAGGCTGTGACACAGCCTGTGAGCTCAACAGAGGCTTTTGGCTCCTTGTAGTATCCTGTACTCCAAGGAGCCATTTTTGGAGTCCTGGCCTTAATGCTTCAGTGTCCTTTGCTGCTCAATATCCTGCATACAGGAACGTCTGTCCCAGAGGATCCCGTGTTCTGGGTGCTAAGGGATTTTGGAGATCTGTTAAGTTCTTGCTTGGGCTTGCTCACCTTCTGCTTCCTTTGTGGCCCAGTGTGCTGCTCTTAGTAAAGGTCTGGATGAGGCCCTGTAGAGCCCAGGTCGGTACAGCTTGGGCAGGGAACTGGGCAGCATCAGCCCCCGCTCACTCTGCCTTGTCGCAGGCAGACGGCTGCCTGTACTGTGAAAGTAACCCAGcaggtccctgctgccagcaggtgGCATTGGCAGCCCATGACCTCCTCTCTCTGTGCTAGCAATTAGCTTGATCACTATTTAGATCAGAGGTGAGCAGAGGAGATCTGAAGGTCAGTTCTTCTGGGATTCCCACAGCTCCTTTTGCTTCATCTCCTGTGTGTCCTTCTGCCCATGGCTTCGCATGTGAAGAGGGAAGTCTGATCCACTGGCAGCCAGGTGTCTGgatgcaggaggaaggaagggaaggagaaaggggagcGAAATGATGGAAGAGCCACAACAGCTGATCCATCAGAGTGGGCCAGTGATGCTCTGTTTGTGGGGGCTGGGAAGAGAGGGGTGAAATCTGCAGTGGCAGGTCTCTGACAGTGGTCAGAGGAGCAAGGTAGGGCTGGAGAGGCACGATCTCCTTCCCCACCtcactgcagcatctgctccttGCAGAGGAGGCCTGTGTTCGGACCCCGCTTCAGAAGCAGCAGTCCCTTCCCCTTCGGCCCGTCATTCCACTTGTTGCCCGAATCTCTGACCAAAATGCTTCGGGTGCTCCCCCCATGACGGTGAGGGAGAAAACCCGCCTGGAGAAGTTTCGGCAGCTCCTTTCCAGCCACAACACAGACCTGGGTGAGTGTGGCAAAATGGGGGTGCctgtgggtgggaaggggaaggcaaAGGGGGCCTGCTGCCTGCTTCAGGTTGTAATTGGATCTGCTCCAGGGTGGAGAAAATGACTGCCTGCAGTTGCACCAGGTGGGATGATTGCACAAACTGCTCTGCTGGCAGATGGTAATgtcctccaccacctccctgcctgTTCCCAGTCTTTCTCCATCTGACAAATGATGGTTGTGATCACTGGGGGCTGTTAGGCTCTGCATGAGAACTGACGTTCCAGCACACTGGGGCCCCTGCAGCCACCAGTTCTGTGCCCAGGCTAAGCTGAAATCATCTCTACTGCCCTTGCTGCAGACCCACATCCCCAGTCATTGCTAATGTGGAGCCTTCCTGGAGGCTCAGTGTCTCCAGAGCCTGCAGGAGCAGACTGGGCTTTCCTCTCCTTCTAGGTGTAGTGGTGCCTGGACGTGCCTAGGATCTAATCCATTGCCACCACTGTCCGTTTGCAGATGAGCTGAGGAAATGCAGCTGGCCTGGTGTGCCGAGAGAGGTCCGGCCTGTGACGTGGCGTCTCCTCTCAGTGAGTACTTGGAGCTGTGACACAGGAGTGTGGGGGGAATGTGCTGAGCCAGGGACATGCGCTCCTAGACCTTCATGTGTCCCATAACCAGGTTTGCTCATGTTGTATCCGTGCCCAGCCTATGGGTGACCTGTAGGTTTTTTTGGTCAGGGAGTGTAATTGCTACATCCTTTTTGAGCACAAAGCCCAGACTGGTGCTGGGAATGTGTGTGTCACTGTTTTGGGAAACTGAATCCCATGAAGCTGGGTTGCTCCAAGATCAGTAAAGGCATCAGGggctgggaaagccaaatcccaTGAAAGCTCTTTCCCCAGCTCCTGAGTCTCTGTGCCTGATGATTCCGCGTGCACAGCTGACTGGTAGGATTTCAGGGGATGGTTTGTGGTGAGGGAAGAGGGTCTGCCCTGACACGGGTTTTCCTGCTGCAGGGTTATCTCCCCGCAAACATGGAGCGGCGAAAGCTGACTCTGCAGCGCAAGCGGGAGGAGTACTTCGGCTTCATCCAGCAGTATTACGATTCCCGCAATGAGGAGCACCATCAGGACACCTACCGACAGGTACGAGCCCTCTGCCTGTTGCCTGGCTTTCTGCCTTGGTTATATCCCTTTCCTCTGTCTTGCTGCTGCTTGTCCATGTGGTTGGGGTCATGCTAAGACTTCCTGTAGCTGTAGCTATTAGGAGTCTTCTCCTTGGGAACAGGGCACCATGTTTCTGTTCATCTTCTTACAGGTATTAGTTTACGCCTTCCCTAAATTGATCTAATAACTAGATTTCAGACCCCAACTCTTTCCCAGCTCTGGCCACCTGCCCATGCCTGAGCAGCAGAGACTGGAGATAAAACTGTAGGTGATTTTCTCAGTGCAGCTGTCATGTGTAGCCCTTGCTGTGCTTGTCAGCCAGTGCAGCTCTCGCTTGAGGGGACACTGAGGGGTGGATTGTCCTCTGTTAGCCTGTCATGAGTTATTGTGCCCCCAGAAAGCACGGCTGGTGTGTGTAACCCACCCTCTCTTCCAGATCCACATCGACATTCCAAGGACCAACCCACTCATCCCCCTCTTCCAGCAGCCGCTCGTCCAGGAGGTAAGGGGGAGTGAAGCTCCTGCCCCACGTTTGCCGCGGGGCGTGTGTGTGGAGTTAGACTAGCACTGCCACTACTGGGTTAGCTTTGTGGGGAAATTTACCTGGCTGACAGCTCCTGATGCAAATACCTGCTGAAACTGTTTGGTCTTGTCCCATGTTTCTGAAAGACATCAGACTTGGAGCTCAGGGTTATGAGATCAGCTCTTTTGTGGCGAGATGTAGCCAAGAGCTGGTAAAAGACCTCAAGCTTTTGTTTTGAGACAAATTCAAGGCATTTGAACCAGAACAGGAGATCAGTTCTGTTTTGCTATGAAACCTCTTTTGTGTGAAGCAGTATGTGAGAAACCTGGGCAGGGATGGGTTTGAGAGGTGCCCAGGAGGTGTGGGCATCTGTCCTCCTCGGAAACAAGCTCAGCGTGTGTATGTGGTACGTCAGAGAGTGgtgtcctggggctggggcatTCTGGAAATAACACCTTGGTTGTTGGGGGAAGGCTGACCTGTTGGAAACTATCCTGATCTGTGATGTTTTGCTGGGAATACTGTGCTGATAACGGAAAGTAAGTAGCCTTAGCTTTCCACGTGATGTTCAGCAAGGCGTGCTGCTCTGCTAGTAggcagccctgccctgtgggTGGAAGGGTCTTAAGCCACCTGGATCTTAAAAAGTTGGATCTGCATTTCTTCAAGTGGAGGCTTTGATGAGGAGCCTGGGCTGCCTTGTTCTGTGAAGTGGGGGCTGGCCTGTGTGTGGGATCTGTGGATCATACAGGAGTCTCTCCTAGGACTTGCGTGCTTCTTATCTTACCCATATTGCTGCAGAAAAGCCTGTCAGCGCATGATCTCTGCTCCCTGAGATTAGCAGTTatgcttttctgcctttcctttgtGCACGGCTAATGCAAGTACCTGCTTTCCCTCATTCTTCCCTAGATCTTTGAAAGAATCCTGTTTATCTGGGCCATTCGACACCCAGCCAGCGGCTATGTACAGGGAATCAATGACCTGGTCACTCCATTCTTTGTTGTGTTCCTCTCTGAGTATGTTGGTAAGTGACATTTGCTGTTTGAAGCACGGTGCTGCCTCTCGACCACGGTGTTTGAAATGGTGTGAAGTGCTAGCATCAGAAAAGCTTGCCTTGCTGGAGGGGATGATGTGTTCTTCCTTCAGCGCCTCTGCCAGGCTGGAGATGCATCTTGACCTCTTACTGTATCTTTGCTGCCTGGTTGAATCGACTTCAGTTTCATAACCTTGCTGAGCTCCACGGAAGTTGAAGTGCTAAGGGAGGATTTGCATTTGAATGTACTTAACATCCTTACAGCTTGGAGGAGAATGGGGTCTTTTAGGCGCTGAGGGAGTTTAGGCAAACCTCTGATATACAGAGTTGGGGGAGGGGAGAGTCTTGCTCTCAAAGCTTGGGCTTGGAGCTAGTTATTGCTCTAGGAGGAATGAGTGAAGTATAAAGAGACCCTGCTGAGAATgtaaaataaactatttaaatAAAGATTCCTGTGCTGCTAGTACAGGTGTGTTTCTCAAGCTGAGAGTTTCAGAAAGCAAATTGacttctccctgctgcttttggCTTGCTTATCAGCCAGTTGCTTTTAGCCAGAGATCAAGTCATTTCCACCCatagcatttttattctttctacaGCTCTAGCTGTGTTTTGGGGTTGACATTAATGCTGGGATGCTGTAATCCCTATGCCTAAAGGCTCTTCATTTTCACTGTAAATagaaggaaaagggaatttgTAAGGCTGTATTAGTGACAGAGAAATCCTGTCgaacaaatatttttaaggtcTGATCCAAAGCTTGTTGAGTCAGTGGAAGCCTTCCACTATCTAGCAAAGGCTTTGTAAACTAGTACTGATCTGCCTCTTCTGAGGATGTTGTGAAGAGGTAAGCCACCTCGGTTTCCACTGTGCTAGCTGGTGTGGTCAGGATTGATCCCTGGAAGTGCTGTTGCTCCTCACAGCCTGAAGAAGGCACAAAATGTGGCACTGCTACCAGCTGGAGTGAATTCCCATTCCTGGGAGGTCAAGACCCTGTCAGGTCTTAGCAGGTTCCCTTTGAGTGGCTTTTCCTGTGCCTTATTGCTTGAGCGGCATTGATGGCACTTAGTCTTGGCAGAGGCTGGTTGCCCAGGATTGTTTTATTGGCTTAGAAGTAGAGCTGTGCACAGTGAGTTGTCTGTGCAAGAAGAGAGCTGGTCTGAAGCATCAGAGCTGCCTGCAGGTAGCTGGTATGTCTTCTTGCAGTCCTGTACTGTGTTGGGTGTCAGGGCTCAACTCTCTCTGCTTGTGGCTGCAGAGTTCATGCTGCATCAGACCTGTCCATCTCTTGCCAGGGTCATGCTTCTTGCCATATTCCAGGGCTGTTTTCACCCCTGACTGAAGCTTCCTCTCTGAATGTGGCCTTCCTGATTCCAGCTGTCTCTGAAACCTGTGTTGGAGGAAAAAACTCCTCTGCATGAGACCCATTGAGTTGAATTTGGCCAAGCAACATCGTGCATCCCCTTTGTCCCTAGAGCCTGGGATTCAAAGCCAGCCTTTAGGTCACAAGCTGTCTCAGTGGCTACCTGCTCTCTGGTCTGCCTGTGTAGCAGTGAGAGTTTAAGGACAAAATCAGTAATTGCCTTGAATGTAGGCGGGAAAGAACTGGCAGTGCTCATGGTCACGTAACCCCTTTTGCAACAGGATTTAAGTCGCTGGTTTGGAGCATTGGCTCTTCTCTACAGCTGCCTTTACTGACAGGCCCCTGAAGagctggtgctgggcagggcaggtCTGGAGGCTCTCTTTGTGGGATCACTAATTCTCAGGATCCCTGGATCAGCCAAGTCTGCACTGTACCTGAGTTCTTGCAGCAGGAGAGCCAAAAGAGGCCTTGCACAGTTTGGTAATCCTTGTGCAGCACGTGCGAAGGGACAACTCACCTTTCTGTGGGAAGTCTTTTGTTCAAAGGAAATTCTGCTTGTATTCTTCAAGCTGTATCCCTCTTGGGAAAGAGGACAATCTGTGTGGCTCAGGCAACCCCTGCCCACAGAGCCACTGAGGGCTCATACACCTGTGTGTCATCTGAGGGTACTTCCACATTCAAAGGTGTGTGTACAACTGGCCTGGAAAATTTTCCCTCGCTTTTCCTTTAAAGCTGGCTCTGGGAAGTCAGCACCAGCCCTGGCTCCATACTCAAACCTCTTGGGTTTGCTGCCCCTACTCTCCTTTCAGAGCAGGTGTTTTGTTGACTGCAAGATGCTAGAAGGGACCCACTGTGCTGCCGGCTGGCTCATCTGCTTGGATGCCCACTGTCTTCCCTGGGCTGTTTGTGTTAGAGCCtttgaagggctgcctcccgcagTAGCTGACTCAGCAGGACCATCACAGCTCTCCAGGGACCGTGGTGTACATGTGTGATTCCAAACTGACAGGCAGAGGTGGGAGTTCACAAGCTGTTGACTTTGGTTAGCTGTTCAGCACAAGGCCAGGCTGACACCCTGGTCTTCTACTGTTCAATCTAGTGGCTTCTCATAAAGCAGTCTCACTGCTGATAATGGGCTGGTCCCCATCTCCAAGTTCATTGTAGACTCCTAACGCATCATCCCATGCTTTGAGCAGGCATTGCATTTGCAGACAAACAATCAACTTTTCTACAGATCAGTTAAAACCTCTCCTTGGTGCTCATCAGCTGATTAATGTGTCTGGGTGGTAGTGTCTCCATTATATATCAGTTACTAGACCAAGGCGTAAAACATCCTTCAGAGGGCTTGATTGGCTTCCCACCAAAGGCTAGAACGTGTCCATGGGGAAAACGTGGGTGGTTTGCATAGGGGATGGTCTGTAGCTTATCAAGCACATTCAGGGAACAATTCGGCAGTTTTCTTCCATTGAAATGGACAGGAGCAATGAACCAACAGTCAGCAGTAACCCAGCAAACTCCCAGGCCCTTGTGTGCAGAGGGATTAAACACAACTTGCTTGGGGTAGTAGTTAGAGCAGTTTGGCTGGCCATACTGCTGTGTCTTTGAC
The Harpia harpyja isolate bHarHar1 chromosome 19, bHarHar1 primary haplotype, whole genome shotgun sequence DNA segment above includes these coding regions:
- the TBC1D22B gene encoding TBC1 domain family member 22B; amino-acid sequence: MAAESGRQFWKRSAKLPGSIQPVYGAQHPPLDPRLTKNFIKDRSKTNTLPMKSKKASSFHEFARNTSDAWDIGDDEDEDFSSSSSSLQTLNSKVAKATAAQVLENHSKLRAKPERAQSTLSDMPTNCKVIKSSSEAQLSRTSEEACVRTPLQKQQSLPLRPVIPLVARISDQNASGAPPMTVREKTRLEKFRQLLSSHNTDLDELRKCSWPGVPREVRPVTWRLLSGYLPANMERRKLTLQRKREEYFGFIQQYYDSRNEEHHQDTYRQIHIDIPRTNPLIPLFQQPLVQEIFERILFIWAIRHPASGYVQGINDLVTPFFVVFLSEYVEEDVENFDVTNLSQDVLRSIEADSFWCMSKLLDGIQDNYTFAQPGIQKKVKALEELVSRIDEQVHNHFRKYEVEYLQFAFRWMNNLLMRELPLRCTIRLWDTYQSEPEGFSHFHLYVCAAFLIKWRKEILDEEDFQGLLMLLQNLPTIHWGNEEIGLLLAEAYRLKYMFADAPNHYRR